A section of the Pseudanabaena mucicola str. Chao 1806 genome encodes:
- a CDS encoding DUF6679 family protein, whose translation MLHRKIYQLCEAKSDVWIYLRDQGRWLERAKILDIEGDVVTIRYETEDDDEVCSWEEMVRLESIGAVTQRLSSFAKTSMSSNDLLVSDDCPEAEQIRPRNDNDK comes from the coding sequence ATGCTACATCGCAAAATATATCAACTTTGTGAAGCCAAGAGCGATGTTTGGATTTACCTGAGGGATCAGGGACGTTGGCTAGAAAGAGCCAAAATACTAGATATTGAAGGAGATGTAGTAACAATTCGTTACGAGACTGAAGATGATGATGAAGTTTGCTCTTGGGAAGAAATGGTCAGATTAGAAAGTATTGGTGCAGTCACTCAAAGATTGTCATCATTTGCCAAAACCAGTATGTCTTCTAATGATTTATTAGTCTCTGATGATTGCCCTGAGGCGGAGCAAATCCGTCCTCGTAATGACAATGACAAATAA
- a CDS encoding OmpA family protein yields the protein MLHENSSATNEFGHEVNGEEKDESDNKLSSNLKNNLQVNLKSFQMPANLTASEFGEVNILRSQPSANADEVGCRVNFTIAMEPQGRFAEGWRTGIALDASASMKRAYGRKVEARIDPELLTDYIKQGRLRAYMEDGEPTRKIQREAFAEIQERGYEINYTENILQPLVQDFTAYLAGNLDGTGKTSMIYWGCDKGDEIQVLGEFDADSFQKLAITGPTSFKLGKATKLLPAITYFVDRYREAQRGMYIFLTDGRIDDLEKVKLYTKELALEIAVGKRNYLKLILIGIGNDVDRYQLQELDDYDTGLDIDLWDYKIASEMHNLTQIFAEVVNDNQVIAESGSIYDDAGNCVKAYTNGLPAKVDFAMRDNSQWFELEVGNQRIRQSVVLGDIAIEPLAKKQLFDFEIQTKESRNANLFEDTTEEQQDSDSKTLHPWWKWFAVVFIGTAFIGTAIAFGVLIKRSDDTKLQNLSKSTVNKEIVTNPQTVNRANSRPANNASKPNPNSSKPNDKGSSSLINKSQTIASSDLQKSVSDNSATSSNKSLTSISNNQQLTKAFNDIQTTKVISSVVPLPNELQLDKSDSGHKLISSPVKNFVKMAGELVQKNSLNDFLKLSNTNSMNNSLKELSNSPSSLNNNFGRQSGDDFSNQNSASTNISGNVNNNSANTSSRNSDRYLSPSILPIANPDLEVTIFFPSNEAQLMPPEETKLDNFWSKIQGRRGIIQVSGHTDKTGDYTYNLELSQSRANEVVRLLRDRGLDNNYKITLEALSWLQPLRKNNTTTDKAFNRRVVIQFKEQR from the coding sequence TTTTCAGATGCCAGCGAACCTGACTGCATCAGAATTTGGTGAGGTTAATATACTGCGATCGCAACCAAGTGCGAATGCGGATGAGGTTGGATGTCGAGTTAATTTTACGATCGCGATGGAACCGCAGGGTCGATTTGCGGAAGGGTGGCGTACAGGAATAGCGCTAGATGCGAGTGCGTCTATGAAACGCGCCTATGGACGTAAGGTAGAGGCTCGCATTGATCCTGAGCTATTGACTGACTATATCAAACAGGGGCGACTAAGGGCTTATATGGAGGATGGCGAACCGACGAGGAAGATTCAGCGTGAAGCTTTTGCCGAGATCCAAGAACGGGGATATGAGATTAACTATACCGAAAATATTTTGCAGCCATTGGTACAGGATTTTACGGCTTACTTAGCAGGAAATTTGGATGGAACTGGTAAGACTTCGATGATTTATTGGGGATGTGATAAGGGTGATGAAATTCAAGTTTTGGGTGAGTTTGATGCGGATAGCTTTCAAAAATTAGCAATTACAGGACCTACTAGTTTTAAACTTGGTAAAGCCACTAAGCTATTGCCTGCGATCACCTATTTTGTTGATCGCTATCGTGAAGCACAGCGAGGAATGTATATCTTTCTCACCGATGGCAGAATTGATGATTTAGAGAAGGTCAAACTCTATACAAAGGAATTAGCCCTAGAAATAGCAGTGGGTAAGCGCAATTATTTGAAATTAATTTTGATCGGAATCGGTAATGATGTTGATCGCTATCAATTACAGGAGTTAGATGACTATGATACGGGTTTAGATATCGATCTCTGGGATTACAAAATCGCTAGCGAAATGCATAATCTCACCCAGATTTTTGCGGAAGTCGTGAATGATAATCAGGTTATTGCTGAAAGTGGCTCTATCTATGATGATGCAGGCAATTGTGTTAAAGCCTATACTAATGGATTACCTGCAAAAGTTGATTTTGCGATGCGTGATAATTCGCAGTGGTTTGAGCTTGAGGTTGGCAATCAACGTATTCGTCAGTCAGTGGTTTTAGGGGATATAGCGATCGAACCTTTAGCCAAGAAACAACTATTTGACTTTGAAATTCAAACAAAAGAAAGTCGAAATGCCAATCTATTTGAAGATACAACTGAAGAGCAACAGGATAGCGATAGCAAGACATTACATCCTTGGTGGAAATGGTTCGCGGTAGTATTTATTGGTACAGCATTTATCGGTACAGCGATCGCCTTTGGAGTTTTGATTAAGCGATCAGATGATACTAAACTCCAAAATCTCTCTAAATCGACTGTCAATAAAGAAATCGTGACTAATCCTCAAACCGTGAATAGAGCAAATTCTCGACCTGCTAATAATGCTTCTAAACCGAATCCGAATAGTTCTAAACCTAATGATAAAGGCTCTAGCAGCTTAATTAATAAATCCCAGACTATCGCTAGTAGTGATCTGCAAAAGTCAGTTAGCGATAATAGTGCTACTTCTAGTAATAAATCACTGACCAGCATTAGTAACAACCAACAATTAACAAAGGCTTTCAATGATATTCAGACCACAAAAGTTATTAGTTCAGTAGTGCCATTGCCTAATGAGTTGCAATTAGACAAATCAGATAGTGGTCATAAATTAATAAGTAGCCCAGTCAAAAATTTTGTAAAAATGGCAGGCGAGTTAGTGCAAAAGAATTCTCTTAATGATTTCCTGAAATTAAGTAATACTAATTCGATGAATAATTCTCTCAAAGAATTAAGTAATAGTCCTAGCAGTCTTAATAATAATTTTGGAAGGCAGTCAGGCGATGATTTTAGCAATCAGAATTCAGCTTCCACAAATATTTCTGGGAATGTAAATAATAATTCTGCTAACACTAGTTCTCGTAATAGCGATCGTTATCTGAGTCCTTCGATTTTGCCAATTGCTAATCCTGACCTAGAAGTAACCATCTTTTTCCCATCCAACGAAGCGCAACTAATGCCTCCAGAAGAGACTAAACTCGATAATTTCTGGTCAAAAATTCAGGGGCGACGAGGCATTATTCAAGTTAGTGGTCATACCGATAAAACAGGCGACTATACCTATAATCTCGAACTCTCCCAATCAAGGGCAAATGAAGTGGTGAGATTATTACGCGATCGCGGTCTGGACAATAACTACAAAATCACTTTAGAGGCTTTATCTTGGCTGCAACCTTTAAGAAAAAATAATACGACAACGGACAAAGCCTTTAATCGTCGTGTTGTCATCCAATTTAAAGAACAAAGATAA
- a CDS encoding Uma2 family endonuclease: MTITATKPITIDKFLQLPETKPASEFIHGQIIQKPIPQGEHSLLQGTLCETINQIAKSQKIAKAFPELRCVFGRLAIVPDIAVFRWERIPRLPSGRFANRFEIHPDWAIEILSPDPKYKQVLGKLLHCAEYGAELGWLLDTEDESILVVDSDRRVKEFANGDRLPVLNGIDLDLTVEQVFSWLSL, encoded by the coding sequence ATCACTATTACAGCAACTAAACCCATAACGATAGATAAGTTTTTGCAACTGCCAGAGACAAAACCTGCCTCTGAATTTATTCATGGACAAATCATACAGAAGCCGATACCCCAAGGAGAACATAGTCTATTACAGGGTACACTCTGCGAAACTATTAATCAAATCGCTAAGTCTCAGAAAATTGCCAAAGCCTTTCCAGAATTGCGATGTGTTTTTGGTAGGTTAGCGATCGTCCCAGATATAGCTGTATTTCGATGGGAGAGAATCCCCCGTCTACCATCAGGTCGCTTCGCTAATCGTTTTGAAATTCATCCTGACTGGGCAATTGAAATTCTATCTCCAGACCCAAAATATAAACAAGTTTTAGGTAAACTCTTACACTGTGCGGAATATGGTGCTGAGCTAGGTTGGTTACTTGATACCGAGGATGAGAGTATTTTGGTAGTGGATAGCGATCGCCGCGTTAAAGAATTTGCCAATGGCGATCGCTTGCCAGTTCTAAACGGAATTGATTTAGATCTGACTGTTGAACAAGTCTTTAGCTGGCTAAGTCTTTAG
- a CDS encoding late competence development ComFB family protein, with amino-acid sequence MSSCRNALEELVIEEAEAQYKRLSADVKERVDLSDVIAYALNRLPPMYATTMIGWVQQRKKAEQELGAAITKAVRNGFLSTQSDVLRQNDPMPDHELISQARSLFKLRKLFGRDYLKWKDVPNTVRNALDDGYYRGLSSGTYFSLDRRNALLARSYAIRRRTTPNLLSNSSSNRSKSTKTQQNISLAEIKYFESYMSGTVYRYSNILENLVAAIVERRVQRLDETLQKKINIDDVSAYVLNRLNPMYATSRRGLQSLRQRVKSEMTNQIVSIIKEALAKVIQSPERALSPLPFEKFNQELEEALVQLREILQRDDITWRNVAEVVEECLRGSRESRSDYPTWRAKQDV; translated from the coding sequence ATGAGTAGTTGTAGAAATGCCCTAGAAGAGCTAGTTATCGAAGAAGCTGAAGCACAATACAAACGTCTTAGTGCTGATGTAAAAGAACGTGTCGATCTCAGCGATGTGATTGCTTATGCACTAAATCGCTTACCGCCTATGTACGCAACTACAATGATCGGCTGGGTACAACAAAGAAAAAAAGCTGAGCAAGAGTTAGGGGCAGCTATTACTAAGGCTGTGCGTAATGGTTTTCTCAGTACTCAAAGCGATGTCTTAAGGCAAAATGATCCCATGCCTGACCATGAACTCATCAGTCAAGCGCGATCACTATTTAAATTAAGAAAGCTCTTTGGTAGAGACTATCTCAAATGGAAAGATGTTCCTAATACTGTCAGGAATGCCCTAGATGATGGTTATTATCGGGGTTTATCTAGTGGTACATATTTCAGCTTAGATCGTCGTAATGCCCTCTTGGCTCGTAGCTATGCAATTCGGCGACGCACCACACCTAACTTATTAAGTAATAGTTCATCGAATAGATCAAAATCTACTAAAACTCAACAAAATATCTCATTGGCTGAAATTAAATATTTCGAGTCTTATATGTCAGGAACCGTATATCGATATAGCAATATTCTCGAAAATTTAGTAGCGGCGATCGTTGAGCGTCGTGTTCAACGTCTTGATGAAACATTACAGAAGAAAATCAACATCGATGATGTTTCTGCATATGTACTTAATCGACTAAATCCAATGTATGCTACCAGTCGACGTGGACTGCAAAGCTTACGTCAGAGAGTTAAGTCGGAGATGACCAATCAAATTGTCAGTATCATTAAAGAGGCTCTGGCAAAAGTAATTCAATCTCCTGAGAGAGCTTTATCACCCTTGCCTTTTGAGAAGTTTAATCAAGAACTCGAAGAAGCTTTAGTGCAACTAAGAGAAATTCTGCAACGAGATGATATTACATGGCGTAATGTTGCCGAAGTTGTTGAGGAATGTTTAAGAGGGTCTAGAGAGTCTAGATCTGATTACCCAACTTGGCGCGCAAAGCAAGATGTTTAA
- a CDS encoding ABC transporter ATP-binding protein — translation MQKVSATSELLTNNAAIATDQVSYQTKFRTLLTNISIVIAQGSKTALIGATGSGKTTFLRLLNRLTDPSVGTIFLHGQNIQEIPMQTLRRRVMLIPQEPSLLGMNVTEALSYPLKLQNLPQHEIDTRSQKWIDKLQIDRKLLNRTEIELSLGQRQWMAIARALVMEPEVLLLDEPTSALDRGLSHLLLDVLTELTRLPQPVTVVMINHQLDLLQPWCDRLICLHKGELVQDTEAGQVNWQSIDDLLKRDVVSAANEEWD, via the coding sequence ATGCAAAAGGTTTCAGCAACATCGGAGCTACTTACCAATAATGCGGCGATCGCTACCGATCAGGTCAGCTATCAAACTAAATTTCGCACACTTTTGACGAATATTTCCATAGTGATCGCTCAGGGTAGCAAAACTGCGTTAATTGGCGCAACAGGTTCGGGGAAAACGACATTCTTACGCTTACTTAATCGTTTAACAGATCCCTCCGTTGGCACTATTTTTTTGCATGGTCAAAATATTCAAGAAATCCCTATGCAAACTCTACGGCGAAGGGTGATGCTGATACCGCAGGAACCGAGCTTATTAGGGATGAATGTCACTGAAGCACTAAGTTATCCTCTCAAACTCCAAAACTTGCCTCAGCATGAGATTGATACGCGCTCACAAAAATGGATTGACAAGCTGCAAATTGATCGCAAGTTACTCAATCGCACTGAGATAGAGCTATCCCTCGGTCAAAGACAATGGATGGCGATCGCGAGAGCCTTAGTCATGGAACCCGAAGTCCTGTTGCTCGATGAACCAACTTCGGCACTAGATCGTGGTCTATCGCATTTGTTGTTAGATGTCTTAACTGAGCTAACGAGATTGCCGCAACCCGTAACCGTTGTGATGATTAACCATCAACTCGATCTCTTGCAACCGTGGTGCGATCGCCTCATTTGTTTACATAAGGGTGAACTGGTTCAAGATACCGAAGCAGGACAGGTTAACTGGCAAAGTATCGATGACTTGTTAAAGCGCGATGTCGTCTCAGCCGCAAATGAAGAATGGGATTGA
- a CDS encoding MFS transporter, translated as MSQPDLNSTAGYLTVLRNRHFLALWIAQILSQLVDKIVLILLIAIAVSSDYKDYPVPVNTRESLIMIAMTLPAVFLGSIAGIFVDWHPKREVMILCNFLRGACIFVIPFLPHSLIVLLLITFIISTLTNFFAPAEQSAIPLIIPKSDLLPANALFTITMVGSLILGFAIGSPLLTWTMNLVPSAREYSRELLLGSIYILSGLVLFILPKDEMIEPQKEGGGIWADLKDGFKYVKHNHLIGGAMVQLVLLYAVLGTMQKLSLNLAEVVTNNRDDFGFFVASVGVGLAIGAFILGQFGDRFTHRPLPFVGFIGMAIGLLMFAFVSNLWVGLAVGSFIGIHGAMIVIPMQTAIQEHTPENMRGKVFGLLNNGENIAASLPLALIAIALDIATSTFGGREKGFLGFQIVLIVFSIIVIALGTWAWKRTKNALQKVL; from the coding sequence ATGTCTCAACCCGATCTGAATTCGACTGCTGGTTACTTAACAGTTTTGCGTAATCGTCATTTCTTAGCACTGTGGATCGCGCAAATCCTGTCGCAACTGGTCGATAAAATTGTGCTGATTTTACTAATTGCGATCGCTGTTTCTAGTGATTACAAAGACTATCCCGTACCTGTAAATACCCGTGAGTCATTGATCATGATTGCGATGACCTTACCAGCAGTATTTTTAGGCTCGATCGCAGGGATTTTTGTAGATTGGCATCCCAAGCGTGAGGTAATGATTTTATGTAACTTTCTGCGGGGGGCTTGTATTTTTGTGATTCCCTTTCTGCCCCACTCGCTGATTGTACTCCTGTTAATCACTTTTATCATTTCCACCCTCACCAACTTTTTTGCCCCTGCGGAACAGTCAGCAATTCCTTTGATCATACCGAAATCTGATCTACTACCAGCTAATGCTCTATTTACGATCACGATGGTGGGTTCATTAATTTTGGGATTTGCGATCGGTTCACCATTACTGACATGGACGATGAATCTTGTGCCTAGCGCGAGGGAATATAGCCGTGAACTATTGCTCGGCTCTATCTATATTTTGTCAGGGCTCGTTTTATTTATATTGCCCAAAGATGAAATGATTGAGCCGCAAAAAGAAGGAGGAGGAATTTGGGCAGATTTAAAAGACGGCTTTAAGTATGTGAAGCACAATCATTTGATTGGCGGGGCAATGGTGCAATTAGTGTTGTTATATGCAGTACTAGGAACCATGCAAAAGCTCTCGTTGAACTTGGCAGAAGTAGTCACAAATAATCGCGATGACTTTGGTTTTTTTGTTGCTTCGGTGGGTGTTGGCTTAGCAATTGGTGCATTTATTTTGGGACAATTTGGCGATCGCTTTACCCATCGACCTTTGCCATTTGTGGGCTTTATCGGAATGGCGATCGGGCTATTGATGTTTGCTTTTGTTTCTAATTTATGGGTGGGTTTAGCAGTTGGCAGCTTTATTGGCATTCATGGGGCAATGATCGTGATTCCGATGCAAACAGCCATCCAAGAACATACACCCGAAAATATGCGAGGCAAAGTATTTGGTTTATTAAATAATGGTGAAAATATTGCAGCGAGTTTACCTCTTGCCCTCATTGCGATCGCCCTTGATATTGCTACTAGTACATTTGGCGGTAGAGAGAAGGGCTTTTTGGGGTTTCAGATTGTCTTAATTGTCTTTAGTATAATTGTGATTGCCCTTGGAACATGGGCTTGGAAGCGGACTAAAAATGCCTTGCAAAAGGTTTTATAA
- a CDS encoding FtsW/RodA/SpoVE family cell cycle protein, with the protein MKILQIFQIFPFFDRTVDKWATEARLLRWLTFLWLFAGLAVLFSASYPTADAAFKDGTLYFKYQLAWAAIGLLVFNGIVHLPLKFMLKISPIFLFIMLALLYATHIPGLGTTRNAATRWLSVGSSSFLLQPSELIKPFLILQAAQLFGNWNRTHWKTKIFWLVVFLLVLGGILMQPSLSVTALCGITLWLIALGAGLPSLQMFGTAALGTCVALASVTFREYQRRRIMSFLDPWQDQAGDGYQLTQSLMAIGSGGLWGTGFGLSQQKLFLPIQYTDFIFAVFAEEFGLLGGICLLVLVMIYGTIGLSVTYKCKDPVIRLIALGSTSLIVVQAILNVGVATGVLPTTGLPFPFLSYGGSTTLSCLFIAGLLIRSAREMASAEVIPFARGKGKNDLNTKRQDKLGTRSQFS; encoded by the coding sequence GTGAAAATCCTTCAAATTTTTCAAATTTTCCCATTTTTTGATCGCACCGTCGATAAATGGGCAACAGAAGCTCGTCTCCTCCGATGGTTGACGTTTTTGTGGCTGTTTGCAGGATTAGCAGTCCTTTTCTCGGCATCCTACCCTACTGCAGATGCTGCCTTCAAGGATGGCACGCTCTACTTCAAATATCAATTGGCTTGGGCTGCAATCGGGCTATTAGTTTTTAATGGGATTGTGCATTTACCACTAAAGTTCATGCTGAAAATCAGTCCTATTTTCCTGTTTATTATGCTAGCTCTACTCTACGCTACGCATATTCCAGGATTGGGAACCACTCGCAATGCAGCGACAAGATGGCTGTCAGTGGGTTCTAGTTCATTTTTGCTGCAACCATCGGAGTTAATCAAGCCTTTTTTAATTTTGCAGGCGGCTCAGCTATTCGGTAACTGGAATCGCACTCATTGGAAAACTAAAATTTTTTGGCTAGTGGTCTTCCTGCTAGTCTTAGGCGGTATTTTGATGCAACCCAGTTTAAGCGTAACGGCGCTTTGTGGCATTACCCTATGGTTAATTGCTCTTGGCGCAGGATTACCGAGTCTTCAAATGTTCGGTACGGCAGCTTTAGGGACTTGTGTGGCTTTAGCAAGTGTGACCTTTCGTGAATATCAAAGGCGACGGATCATGTCCTTTCTCGACCCTTGGCAAGATCAAGCAGGCGATGGCTATCAGTTGACACAAAGTTTAATGGCGATCGGTTCTGGCGGTCTCTGGGGAACTGGCTTTGGACTATCTCAACAGAAGCTATTTTTGCCAATTCAATACACAGACTTTATTTTTGCGGTTTTTGCAGAAGAGTTTGGTTTGTTGGGTGGTATTTGTTTATTAGTTTTAGTGATGATTTACGGTACGATAGGGCTGTCAGTAACATACAAATGTAAGGATCCTGTCATTCGTTTAATTGCCCTTGGTTCGACATCTCTGATTGTGGTGCAAGCGATTTTAAATGTGGGTGTGGCGACGGGCGTATTACCAACTACAGGGTTACCTTTTCCCTTTCTGAGTTATGGTGGTAGCACTACCCTATCTTGTTTATTTATTGCAGGTTTATTAATTCGCTCTGCTAGAGAAATGGCTTCGGCGGAGGTGATTCCCTTTGCTAGAGGTAAGGGGAAAAATGATCTTAATACAAAACGTCAGGATAAGCTCGGTACAAGGAGCCAGTTTTCATGA
- a CDS encoding Rqc2 family fibronectin-binding protein: MQPADLTTLVALTHELKQTSVPSRLEQVYQSDRHTIHLQLRTLEKKQWLLLSWHPQAARLHLSAPPSRQPDTFTFSQQILHQVAGFALVNVQLTNPWERVVDLQFAKRPDDAVQWHLYLEVMGKYSNAILVNADRQIVTAAHQVNSKQSRVRPIQTGDRYDLPPVLLEAIPSLNESFDAWRDRLILIPKEIKRNLVSNYRGVSSSLVRSLLASADIDGDKNAGDLTLSEWETLYRAWQIWLTCIEKKQFYPHLEGKGYTLIPRLSNARAGDKALITLSKGERDMDSLLPWDQRLGNESNFLSVNDFCDRYYSQQTEQVAFQQLHQQISQALHHQLGKLKLKETEFLKRLHLSTQADDFKDKADLLMAHLHIWEIGMKEISLPDFHSSELITIPLDPTQNAAQNAQSFYKKHQKQKRAALAIAPILESVQQEIAYLEQVSTAVSLLEQHEISALQEVRTELAQQGYLKLTAEYVARTKGNSKNNHKGSKNKSNKGKQDEIPDCHRFTTPSGFEVWVGRNNYQNDLISFRIAGEYDLWLHAQEISGGHVLLRLPAGVIAEDQDLQVAANYAAYYSRARQSDQVPVVCTNPKYVFKPKGSKPGMVVYTHEKIIWGKPTSLRIE; this comes from the coding sequence ATGCAACCTGCTGACCTGACCACTCTGGTGGCACTAACCCATGAGCTAAAGCAAACCTCTGTGCCATCAAGATTGGAACAGGTATATCAGAGTGATCGCCATACGATCCATTTACAATTACGAACTTTAGAAAAGAAACAATGGCTATTGCTTTCATGGCATCCACAAGCAGCTAGACTTCACCTCAGTGCGCCACCATCAAGGCAGCCCGATACTTTCACATTTAGCCAACAGATTTTGCATCAAGTCGCAGGATTTGCTCTTGTCAATGTGCAGTTGACTAATCCATGGGAGCGCGTAGTTGATCTGCAATTTGCCAAGCGTCCTGATGATGCAGTGCAGTGGCATCTATATCTGGAGGTGATGGGCAAATATAGCAACGCAATTTTGGTAAATGCTGATCGCCAAATCGTCACGGCTGCCCACCAAGTAAATAGTAAACAGTCACGAGTCCGTCCGATCCAAACAGGCGATCGCTACGATTTACCACCTGTCCTCCTCGAAGCCATCCCTAGCCTGAATGAATCCTTTGACGCATGGCGAGATCGCCTCATTTTGATTCCCAAGGAAATTAAGCGTAACTTAGTTAGCAATTATCGAGGAGTGAGTTCATCACTAGTGCGATCGCTATTGGCGAGTGCAGATATTGATGGTGATAAGAATGCTGGAGATTTAACACTCTCAGAATGGGAAACTCTCTATCGAGCTTGGCAAATTTGGCTGACTTGTATTGAGAAAAAACAGTTCTATCCACATTTAGAAGGAAAAGGATATACTCTCATTCCTCGACTCTCTAATGCTAGAGCAGGGGATAAAGCTCTCATCACTCTCTCAAAGGGGGAGAGGGATATGGATTCTCTGCTCCCATGGGATCAGAGATTGGGGAATGAGAGCAATTTTTTATCAGTAAATGATTTTTGCGATCGCTACTATTCCCAACAAACAGAACAAGTTGCTTTTCAGCAGTTGCACCAGCAAATTAGTCAAGCACTTCATCATCAGTTAGGGAAGTTAAAACTTAAGGAAACAGAATTTCTCAAACGCCTGCACCTCTCGACTCAAGCCGATGATTTTAAAGACAAAGCGGATTTGTTAATGGCTCATTTGCACATCTGGGAGATTGGGATGAAGGAGATTTCTCTTCCTGACTTCCATTCTAGTGAATTAATCACGATTCCCCTCGATCCGACCCAGAATGCTGCTCAAAATGCCCAGTCCTTTTACAAAAAACATCAAAAGCAAAAACGGGCAGCCCTTGCGATCGCACCCATCTTAGAATCTGTGCAACAGGAAATCGCTTATCTAGAGCAGGTTAGTACAGCTGTTAGTTTATTAGAACAGCATGAAATCTCCGCTTTACAGGAAGTTCGGACTGAACTAGCGCAGCAAGGCTACCTTAAGTTGACTGCCGAATATGTGGCGCGTACAAAAGGGAATTCTAAGAATAATCATAAAGGGAGTAAGAATAAAAGTAATAAAGGTAAGCAGGATGAAATTCCCGATTGTCACCGCTTTACGACTCCCAGTGGCTTTGAAGTGTGGGTAGGGCGCAATAACTATCAAAATGATTTGATTTCCTTCCGTATTGCTGGAGAATATGACCTCTGGCTCCATGCTCAAGAAATTTCTGGTGGTCATGTGTTGCTACGTTTACCCGCAGGTGTGATCGCCGAGGATCAAGATCTCCAAGTCGCTGCCAACTATGCCGCCTATTACAGTCGAGCGCGTCAAAGTGACCAAGTACCTGTGGTCTGTACTAATCCCAAATATGTGTTCAAGCCCAAAGGTTCAAAACCTGGGATGGTAGTCTATACCCATGAAAAGATTATTTGGGGAAAGCCGACTAGTTTAAGAATTGAGTAA
- the grxD gene encoding Grx4 family monothiol glutaredoxin, translating to MLSPILQTKIESQIKNNKIFLYIKGTPQQPQCGFSAAVVQVFNALGQPYESANILEDNDLRQGLKEFSSWPTFPQVYIDGEFIGGCDIVMELNNRGELAQIVQEATAK from the coding sequence ATGCTTAGCCCTATCTTGCAAACTAAAATTGAAAGCCAGATCAAAAACAACAAAATCTTCCTTTATATTAAAGGTACTCCACAACAGCCTCAATGTGGATTCTCGGCTGCAGTTGTCCAAGTATTTAATGCTTTGGGACAACCCTACGAATCGGCAAATATTTTGGAAGATAACGATTTGCGCCAAGGGCTAAAGGAATTTTCCAGTTGGCCAACTTTCCCCCAAGTGTATATTGACGGCGAGTTTATTGGTGGTTGTGACATCGTGATGGAACTTAATAATCGCGGTGAACTAGCACAAATTGTTCAAGAGGCGACCGCCAAATAA
- a CDS encoding DUF3318 domain-containing protein, which translates to MNINEEIARLRDLLPASWRMCTAIKSKPEQFEPLSSLAILPWQKGTQININFRLWRQLPEPQRDLLFLHEISWRQKTKWLQLGTYQGIAAVSIFGGIVEVVQGDVTGIAIALLLGTIGINQILRTNKSSQVRVEADNEAIEVAQKRGYREEEAAKALLEAIPAFARLVGRNTPEFTELIRGQNLRVIAGLSKTTIPDKVINDF; encoded by the coding sequence ATGAACATTAACGAAGAAATTGCGCGTTTGCGAGATTTGCTGCCTGCGTCTTGGCGGATGTGCACAGCAATTAAATCCAAGCCTGAGCAATTTGAGCCACTCTCTAGTTTAGCGATTTTACCTTGGCAAAAAGGAACTCAAATCAATATCAATTTTCGTCTATGGAGACAATTGCCTGAACCGCAGCGCGATTTATTGTTTTTGCATGAGATTAGCTGGCGACAAAAAACTAAATGGCTGCAACTAGGGACATATCAAGGTATTGCCGCAGTCTCTATCTTCGGTGGAATTGTCGAAGTGGTGCAGGGAGATGTTACGGGCATCGCGATCGCCTTGTTGCTGGGGACAATTGGCATCAATCAAATTTTGCGGACTAACAAAAGCTCTCAAGTGCGAGTAGAAGCTGATAATGAGGCGATCGAAGTTGCCCAAAAACGAGGTTATAGAGAGGAAGAAGCTGCTAAAGCATTACTGGAAGCTATTCCTGCTTTTGCCCGCTTAGTTGGACGCAATACCCCCGAATTTACTGAATTAATTCGTGGTCAAAATCTTAGGGTGATCGCAGGTTTATCGAAAACAACTATTCCAGACAAAGTAATTAATGATTTTTAA